A DNA window from Tenuifilaceae bacterium CYCD contains the following coding sequences:
- a CDS encoding four helix bundle protein gives MGNKGSFEDLLMWQKAHSFVLCVYKITASFPKEELFGLTSQFRRAAVSIAANIAEGYKKKGVKDKLRYYNISQGSLEECKYYLILSQDLNYASTYSLRADVDEIGKMLESYMNSMQKNSGSVNSNS, from the coding sequence ATGGGAAACAAGGGTAGTTTCGAGGATTTATTGATGTGGCAAAAAGCCCATAGTTTTGTTCTATGTGTTTATAAGATAACCGCATCATTTCCTAAAGAGGAACTATTTGGATTAACCAGTCAGTTTCGTAGAGCAGCAGTATCTATTGCTGCAAATATTGCCGAAGGGTATAAGAAAAAGGGAGTAAAGGACAAACTTAGATATTACAATATTTCGCAGGGCTCTCTGGAGGAATGTAAGTATTACCTAATTCTTTCTCAGGATTTAAATTATGCTTCTACCTATAGTTTAAGAGCTGATGTCGATGAAATTGGTAAAATGCTAGAGTCGTATATGAACTCTATGCAAAAGAATAGTGGTTCTGTTAATTCTAACTCCTAA
- the serC gene encoding phosphoserine aminotransferase, with amino-acid sequence MKHNFNAGPCVLPKPAIEATIDAIRNFDGTGIGLLEISHRTPGWERIMAETEQLWRELLNIPDNYAVLFLGGGASTQFYTVAANLLNKKAAYLETGVWAKKAVKEAKLYGEVEVVASSADKNYTYVPKGYKIPTDADYFHITTNNTIYGTEIKTDMDCPINLVADMSSDIMSRPVDVKKYALIYGGAQKNVGPAGVTFVIVRKDVLEKIQRKLPSMVDYRTHIGAEAKDNSMYNTPPVISIFVMHETLKWLKSIGGVAAINKINNQKADLLYNEIDRNKMFVGTAAKEDRSIMNICFVMAEQYKAKEAEFMDFAKKAGMVGIKGHRSVGGFRASCYNACPIESVQALVDCMKEFEKLNA; translated from the coding sequence ATGAAACATAATTTTAATGCAGGTCCCTGCGTGCTTCCAAAACCAGCCATTGAGGCAACAATTGATGCTATCCGTAATTTTGATGGTACTGGAATTGGTCTTTTAGAAATCTCACACCGGACTCCAGGTTGGGAGCGAATTATGGCTGAAACTGAGCAGTTATGGAGGGAATTACTCAATATCCCCGATAACTACGCAGTTCTATTCCTTGGCGGTGGTGCTTCAACCCAGTTCTACACAGTAGCAGCTAACCTTTTGAACAAGAAGGCTGCTTACCTTGAAACTGGTGTTTGGGCTAAAAAAGCTGTTAAAGAGGCTAAACTATACGGTGAAGTTGAAGTGGTTGCTTCGTCGGCCGATAAGAATTACACCTACGTTCCAAAGGGGTATAAAATTCCTACCGATGCTGATTATTTCCACATCACAACCAACAATACCATTTACGGAACCGAGATCAAAACCGATATGGATTGCCCTATTAACCTAGTGGCCGATATGAGTTCCGATATTATGAGCCGTCCGGTTGATGTTAAGAAATACGCTCTTATCTACGGTGGAGCTCAAAAGAATGTTGGTCCTGCTGGTGTTACATTCGTAATTGTTCGTAAGGATGTTTTGGAGAAAATCCAACGTAAACTTCCTAGCATGGTTGATTACAGAACCCACATTGGTGCCGAAGCTAAGGACAACTCGATGTACAACACTCCTCCAGTAATTTCGATCTTCGTAATGCACGAAACATTGAAATGGTTAAAATCTATTGGTGGTGTTGCCGCTATTAACAAGATTAACAACCAAAAGGCTGATCTGCTTTACAACGAGATTGATCGCAACAAGATGTTTGTGGGCACTGCGGCTAAAGAGGATCGTTCTATCATGAACATCTGCTTTGTAATGGCCGAGCAGTACAAGGCTAAAGAGGCTGAGTTTATGGATTTCGCCAAGAAAGCCGGAATGGTTGGTATTAAAGGTCACCGTTCGGTTGGTGGTTTCCGCGCATCGTGCTACAACGCTTGCCCAATTGAGAGTGTGCAGGCACTTGTTGATTGCATGAAGGAATTTGAGAAATTGAACGCATAA
- a CDS encoding YggS family pyridoxal phosphate enzyme — protein MSIQTNLHDIKSSLPQYVTLVAVSKTHPAESIMEAYSAGHRIFGENKVQELVAKYEALPKDIEWHLIGHLQSNKVKYIASFVSLIHSVDSLKLLEVIDKEAQKQNRVIDCLLQVHIASEETKFGLSVDEVEELLSSNEYQAMLNIRVVGLMGMATFTENMEQVRMEFKFLKNLFCTVKEKYFVGSGWFKELSMGMSSDYAIAVEEGSSMVRIGSNIFGHRNYKSN, from the coding sequence ATGAGCATTCAAACCAATTTACACGATATTAAATCATCGCTTCCGCAGTACGTTACGCTGGTGGCTGTTTCGAAAACTCACCCTGCCGAAAGTATTATGGAGGCCTACAGCGCGGGTCATCGCATTTTTGGGGAGAACAAAGTACAGGAGTTGGTTGCAAAGTATGAGGCTCTGCCCAAGGATATAGAGTGGCATTTAATAGGTCATCTGCAGTCGAATAAGGTTAAGTACATCGCATCGTTTGTTAGTCTAATTCATTCGGTTGACAGTTTAAAGTTGCTGGAGGTAATTGATAAGGAGGCGCAAAAACAGAATAGGGTAATAGATTGTTTACTGCAGGTGCACATAGCATCGGAGGAAACCAAGTTTGGCCTTTCGGTCGATGAGGTGGAAGAACTCTTGAGTTCCAATGAGTACCAAGCAATGTTGAATATTCGGGTTGTTGGGCTGATGGGAATGGCCACCTTTACCGAGAACATGGAGCAGGTTAGGATGGAGTTCAAATTTCTGAAGAACCTTTTCTGTACAGTTAAGGAAAAGTACTTTGTGGGTAGCGGTTGGTTTAAGGAGCTCTCCATGGGCATGTCGAGTGATTATGCCATAGCGGTAGAGGAGGGAAGTTCTATGGTGAGGATAGGAAGCAATATTTTTGGTCATAGAAACTATAAATCAAACTAA
- a CDS encoding diguanylate cyclase codes for MVIETINQTNFVIYSLLLNLNAMANFETTYLGLTLKSPLIVSSSGLNSSIDRIKKYEEMGAGAVVLKSLFEEQIMHEVDNLAQYSDYTEAADYLKHYVTSNNVQSYIETIKQAKAAVKIPVIASINCVSASQWVTFASQIQQAGADALEVNVFMLPTDAHKTPAELEEVYFTLADKLSQIVTIPVAFKLGSHFTNPLRIIEQLWYRKAKGVVLFNRFFEPDFDINAMRVIPASIFSNPADLRNTLRWVGMANHLVPKIDISASTGVHDGEALIKMVLAGASSVQVCSAVYKNGPQHIATMLNTLSEWMNKKGYKSVNDFKGLMNYGHLENPSHYERSQFMKYYSNYE; via the coding sequence TTGGTCATAGAAACTATAAATCAAACTAATTTTGTAATTTACAGCCTACTTCTAAACCTAAACGCAATGGCAAATTTTGAAACAACTTACTTGGGATTAACCCTTAAGTCGCCCTTGATTGTTAGCAGCTCGGGACTTAACTCTTCAATCGATAGAATTAAGAAGTACGAGGAGATGGGCGCTGGTGCGGTTGTGCTAAAGTCCCTTTTTGAGGAACAGATCATGCACGAGGTTGATAACCTTGCTCAGTACTCCGACTATACCGAGGCCGCCGATTACCTAAAGCACTACGTTACATCCAACAACGTGCAGTCGTATATCGAGACAATTAAGCAGGCCAAGGCTGCGGTTAAAATCCCTGTTATTGCAAGCATCAACTGTGTTAGCGCATCGCAATGGGTAACCTTTGCCTCGCAAATTCAGCAGGCAGGCGCTGATGCCTTGGAGGTGAACGTTTTTATGTTGCCAACCGATGCGCATAAAACCCCGGCAGAGCTGGAGGAGGTATATTTTACACTGGCCGATAAACTATCACAAATAGTTACCATCCCGGTTGCATTTAAGCTGGGAAGCCATTTTACCAATCCGTTACGAATAATTGAGCAGCTCTGGTACCGGAAGGCCAAAGGGGTGGTGCTTTTCAACCGTTTCTTCGAGCCCGATTTCGATATTAATGCCATGAGGGTTATTCCGGCATCAATTTTCAGCAATCCTGCCGATTTACGCAACACGTTGCGCTGGGTAGGCATGGCCAATCACCTTGTTCCCAAAATTGATATATCGGCATCAACTGGCGTTCACGATGGCGAAGCGTTAATTAAAATGGTACTTGCCGGGGCATCGTCGGTACAGGTTTGCTCGGCGGTTTACAAGAACGGCCCGCAACACATTGCCACCATGCTAAACACCCTATCGGAGTGGATGAACAAGAAGGGCTATAAATCGGTAAATGATTTTAAGGGATTGATGAACTATGGACACTTGGAAAATCCTTCGCATTACGAGCGGAGCCAGTTTATGAAGTACTACTCAAACTATGAATAG
- the gph gene encoding phosphoglycolate phosphatase, whose translation MKYKGVIFDLDGTLVNSIDDLADSMNSVLQQNNFPTHGIDAYKLFVGNGVKKLVVRALPEGHRDEATVAKCFDMMTEIYGRNCTAKSKPYDGICDLLDELTKRGMKLAVLSNKTDALTKEVVAQLFPNNPFEYVVGFTTDELKKPNPQCALEICHNLGFTPSDMLYVGDSGTDMQTATNANMLAVGVLWGFRTQEELLKNGAKQLIKHPTDLIQLL comes from the coding sequence GTGAAGTACAAAGGAGTAATTTTTGATTTAGATGGCACGCTGGTTAACTCAATTGACGATTTAGCCGACTCGATGAATAGCGTTCTGCAGCAAAACAATTTCCCGACTCACGGTATCGATGCCTACAAGCTGTTTGTTGGAAATGGGGTTAAGAAACTTGTTGTACGGGCTCTGCCCGAAGGGCATAGGGATGAAGCTACTGTTGCAAAGTGTTTCGACATGATGACAGAAATTTACGGCAGAAACTGCACCGCTAAATCCAAACCTTACGATGGTATCTGCGATTTGCTGGATGAGCTAACCAAACGGGGTATGAAACTAGCCGTGCTATCGAACAAAACCGATGCGCTAACCAAAGAGGTAGTAGCCCAACTATTTCCGAATAACCCATTCGAGTATGTGGTTGGATTCACAACCGACGAGTTAAAGAAGCCCAACCCACAATGTGCATTGGAGATTTGCCACAATTTAGGATTTACACCCAGCGATATGCTTTACGTTGGCGACTCGGGCACCGATATGCAAACCGCCACCAATGCAAACATGCTTGCCGTTGGCGTGCTTTGGGGATTCAGGACTCAGGAAGAGCTGCTGAAAAATGGGGCAAAACAGCTAATTAAGCACCCGACGGATCTAATTCAACTGCTATAA
- a CDS encoding DEAD/DEAH box helicase, translating to MKFEQYNLIPTLKRNLEALGFQKPTDIQFKAIPPTLKGEDVLAIAQTGTGKTAAFAIPVIQLLATRNGKKEAYTTRCLVMVPTHELAIQVADVFKQLISGIGLHVVGIYGGVDQDKQIALLKNGADVLVATPGRMFDLASQGFLSFQNVEILIIDEADHMLELGFIHDMEQLIRRIPRNRQTLFFSATINEHIKDLAYGLVRHAVRIHLSPKDPVSKNIDHSVAFVEMDDKRFFLERFINENPDSKILVFVRTKVRAERVLKALERVNIASQTIHSGKDQKERSAIMDNFKSGKNRILIATDVSARGVDIPNVEFVINYDLPEVAENYVHRVGRTGRGNQRGKAVSFCSMEERDTLVEIETYLSKPIVVMAMSRGEYEATIDVSEESSHDWKALLKDIEEFESFEKKKQKKKSKGKKK from the coding sequence ATGAAGTTCGAACAGTATAATCTTATTCCAACGCTTAAGCGCAACCTTGAGGCGCTTGGGTTCCAAAAACCTACCGATATTCAATTTAAAGCCATTCCGCCTACCCTAAAGGGCGAAGATGTGCTCGCCATTGCTCAAACCGGAACAGGCAAAACAGCCGCCTTTGCCATTCCCGTAATTCAATTACTGGCTACACGGAACGGTAAAAAGGAGGCATACACTACCCGCTGTTTGGTTATGGTTCCTACCCATGAGTTGGCCATTCAGGTTGCCGATGTGTTTAAGCAACTAATTTCGGGAATAGGGCTTCACGTTGTTGGTATTTACGGGGGAGTTGATCAGGATAAGCAGATAGCACTGCTTAAGAATGGAGCCGATGTGCTGGTGGCTACTCCCGGACGTATGTTCGACCTCGCCAGTCAAGGTTTTCTGTCGTTTCAGAATGTTGAGATTCTCATTATCGACGAGGCTGACCATATGCTGGAACTGGGTTTTATTCACGATATGGAGCAGTTAATCCGACGTATTCCCCGTAACCGTCAAACGCTATTCTTCTCAGCAACCATCAACGAGCACATTAAGGATTTGGCCTACGGATTGGTTCGTCATGCCGTACGAATTCATTTATCGCCTAAAGACCCTGTATCAAAAAACATCGACCACTCCGTAGCCTTTGTGGAGATGGACGATAAGCGATTTTTCCTTGAACGCTTCATCAACGAAAATCCCGATAGCAAGATACTGGTATTTGTCCGCACAAAAGTGCGAGCCGAAAGAGTGCTAAAGGCACTGGAACGTGTAAACATTGCCAGCCAAACCATCCATAGCGGAAAAGATCAGAAAGAAAGATCTGCCATTATGGATAATTTCAAATCAGGGAAAAATAGGATTTTAATAGCCACTGATGTTAGTGCCCGCGGTGTGGATATCCCCAACGTGGAGTTCGTTATAAACTACGATTTACCCGAAGTAGCCGAAAATTATGTTCATCGTGTTGGACGAACCGGTCGTGGTAACCAACGCGGTAAAGCGGTATCGTTCTGCAGCATGGAGGAACGTGATACGCTTGTCGAAATAGAAACCTACTTAAGCAAACCTATCGTTGTGATGGCGATGAGCCGAGGAGAATACGAGGCTACCATAGATGTATCGGAGGAATCGTCGCATGACTGGAAAGCACTGCTCAAAGATATTGAGGAGTTTGAGTCCTTCGAGAAGAAAAAGCAAAAGAAGAAAAGTAAGGGCAAAAAGAAATAA
- a CDS encoding MFS transporter → MRDRIWNRDFVLLILSNFLMYITYYAVISVLPIYLVSELNASKSQVGVVVAAYTIASVMIRPFSGYTLDRYSRKMVFVIALIVYSLLFTGYLVALSVTALILLRFSQGLTWGFTTIASSIIAVDLIPSAKRGEGIGYFALSTTLGMSVGPIIGLFVCHQWGYVAMFMVGFLISIASLVCANTIHLPKQSIIGKHLHLNMDTLFSKESIIPSLNVLIVMSTYGGLLSFIALYGKEIGVHNTSLFFLIFSIGIAVSRLTAGKAFDRNGPRRIITICLSILIVSFPILASVQNAAGYFLSAIFIGFGIGVVFPTFQSMVNNLADSTHRGAANSTLYTALDIGMGFGMAMSGLIAQYISISAIFMISAMVCLIGLIFFRVLVVNRYEENILVG, encoded by the coding sequence ATGCGCGATAGAATCTGGAATAGGGATTTCGTACTCCTAATACTGTCGAACTTTTTGATGTATATTACCTACTACGCAGTAATTTCGGTTTTACCAATCTACCTGGTAAGCGAACTGAACGCATCGAAAAGTCAGGTTGGGGTTGTAGTTGCAGCCTACACCATTGCATCGGTAATGATTCGTCCGTTTTCGGGATATACGCTCGATAGGTATAGCCGCAAAATGGTTTTTGTTATTGCGCTGATTGTATACTCACTTCTATTTACAGGCTACTTGGTTGCCCTGTCGGTTACAGCGCTAATACTTCTGCGATTCTCGCAGGGATTAACATGGGGATTCACCACCATTGCAAGTTCCATCATCGCGGTGGATCTTATCCCTTCGGCCAAACGGGGCGAAGGGATTGGGTACTTTGCCCTATCAACAACGCTGGGAATGTCGGTAGGCCCAATAATCGGGCTATTTGTTTGCCATCAATGGGGATATGTAGCCATGTTTATGGTGGGTTTCCTTATAAGTATTGCCAGCCTTGTATGTGCTAACACAATTCATCTCCCCAAGCAGTCGATTATAGGAAAACACCTTCACCTAAATATGGATACGCTTTTCAGTAAAGAATCGATTATTCCCTCATTAAACGTGCTTATTGTAATGAGTACCTACGGCGGGTTGCTTTCGTTCATTGCGCTATATGGCAAGGAAATAGGGGTGCATAATACCTCTCTCTTTTTCTTGATATTTTCCATTGGCATTGCCGTATCAAGGTTAACGGCGGGTAAAGCATTCGACAGAAATGGGCCCCGGAGAATTATCACTATTTGTCTATCGATACTGATAGTAAGTTTTCCAATTCTAGCATCGGTTCAGAATGCCGCAGGGTATTTCCTATCGGCCATTTTTATTGGATTTGGAATAGGTGTTGTTTTCCCTACCTTCCAATCGATGGTGAATAACCTAGCCGACTCAACCCATAGGGGTGCAGCCAACTCCACGCTTTACACCGCGCTGGATATTGGAATGGGATTTGGAATGGCTATGTCGGGGCTAATTGCCCAGTACATTTCGATCTCGGCAATTTTTATGATTAGCGCCATGGTTTGCCTTATTGGGTTAATATTCTTTAGAGTTCTGGTGGTAAATCGATACGAGGAAAATATTCTGGTTGGATAG
- a CDS encoding UvrABC system protein A — MTNQNKNIISVKGARVHNLKNISLDIPRNNLIVITGVSGSGKSSLAFDTIYAEGQRRYVESLSSYARQFLGRVAKPEVDLISGIPPAIAIEQKVNTRNPRSTVGTSTEIYDYLKLLFARVGKTYSPVTGKLVKKHSVSDVVNFVSAYDEGTKMTLLSPLALNGNHKAKLEELAKEGFTRVEIGDQTLRIDDDKIRELINISGAESRLVIDRFAVSHEEDFLSRIADSVQTAFAEGNGFCLIKTHQGNEVIEEHFSNVFEADGVRFEEPTEHLFSFNSPLGACPKCEGYGKVIGIDEDLVVPNKGLSLYEEAIACWKGESMSWYKDRVIEHASKYDFPIHKPYYQLSEEQKKILWEGTRHFMGIYAFFRELEEKKYKIQYRVLLSRYMGKTICPACKGSRLRPEASYVKVSNYSIQQMVNIPIAELSEIFKDLNLDEHDTGVVKRILTEINNRLDYMNNVGLGYLTLNRLSATLSGGESQRINLATSLGSNLVGSLYILDEPSIGLHSRDTNLLIEVLKQLRNLGNTVVVVEHDEEIMRSADYIIDIGPYAGRLGGEVVYAGDFNGLSKASNSLTAKYLTNKEKISVPFNRRKWNNYIELIGARENNLKNINTKFPLNTLTVVTGVSGSGKSTLVKGILYPALQKLLSGSGDRAGQFDEINGDYRRIKGVEMVDQNPIGKSSRSNPVTYIKAWDEVRKLLSEQQYAIKSGFKPAHFSFNVEGGRCEECQGEGVIHVEMQFMADITLVCENCKGKRFKDEVLEVKYKDANVYDILEMTVNQAIEFFDNGKTSTERKIVEKLKPLQDVGLGYVKLGQASSTLSGGESQRVKLASFLQKDENNQPLLFIFDEPTTGLHFNDIKKLLSAFDALIEKGHSIILIEHNLDVIKCADWVIDLGPEGGDGGGYLVFEGTPEQLAKHENSYTGKFLAEKL; from the coding sequence ACCAGAAGTCGATTTAATAAGCGGAATTCCTCCTGCAATTGCTATTGAACAGAAAGTTAACACTCGGAACCCTCGATCAACAGTAGGAACCTCTACCGAAATTTACGATTACCTTAAACTCCTCTTTGCGAGAGTTGGAAAAACATATTCACCCGTAACCGGGAAACTTGTAAAAAAGCATTCGGTTAGCGATGTAGTTAACTTTGTTAGTGCTTACGACGAGGGCACCAAAATGACACTTCTATCGCCATTGGCACTTAATGGCAATCACAAAGCAAAACTTGAAGAATTAGCAAAAGAAGGTTTTACCAGGGTTGAAATTGGTGATCAAACCCTCAGAATTGATGATGATAAGATTAGGGAACTAATCAACATATCAGGAGCTGAATCTCGCTTGGTTATTGACCGCTTTGCAGTGTCGCACGAGGAGGACTTCCTTAGCCGAATTGCAGATTCAGTTCAAACCGCTTTTGCCGAAGGCAATGGCTTCTGCTTAATCAAAACACATCAGGGGAATGAGGTTATAGAGGAACATTTCTCCAATGTTTTTGAGGCTGATGGAGTTCGATTCGAAGAACCAACCGAACATCTTTTTAGTTTCAACAGTCCTTTGGGCGCTTGCCCTAAATGCGAGGGCTACGGGAAAGTAATTGGAATTGACGAGGATTTGGTGGTTCCAAACAAAGGTTTATCGCTTTATGAGGAGGCTATTGCCTGCTGGAAAGGTGAAAGTATGAGTTGGTACAAAGATAGAGTAATAGAACATGCATCTAAGTACGATTTTCCAATTCATAAACCTTACTATCAACTCTCCGAGGAGCAAAAAAAGATTCTGTGGGAAGGAACCCGTCATTTCATGGGAATTTATGCGTTCTTTAGAGAACTTGAAGAAAAAAAATACAAAATTCAGTATAGAGTATTGCTATCGCGATATATGGGCAAAACCATTTGCCCTGCTTGCAAAGGCTCAAGGCTTAGACCCGAGGCATCGTACGTTAAAGTGAGCAATTACTCCATTCAGCAAATGGTAAACATTCCAATTGCTGAACTGTCCGAAATTTTTAAAGATCTTAACCTGGATGAACATGACACAGGTGTTGTCAAACGTATCCTAACGGAAATCAACAACCGTTTGGATTATATGAATAACGTTGGACTTGGCTACCTTACGCTTAACCGTTTATCGGCAACGCTTTCTGGAGGGGAATCGCAACGAATAAATCTAGCAACCTCACTAGGAAGTAACCTTGTAGGCTCTCTATATATTTTGGATGAACCGAGCATTGGACTTCACTCGCGCGACACCAATCTACTAATAGAGGTACTAAAACAACTGCGAAACCTTGGAAATACTGTTGTAGTTGTTGAACACGATGAGGAAATTATGCGCTCCGCCGACTACATAATAGATATTGGCCCTTACGCAGGAAGGCTTGGCGGCGAAGTTGTATATGCAGGTGATTTTAATGGTTTAAGCAAGGCATCAAATAGTCTTACCGCAAAATATCTTACCAATAAGGAGAAAATATCAGTTCCGTTTAATCGCAGAAAGTGGAATAACTACATTGAACTTATCGGGGCAAGAGAAAACAACCTAAAAAATATCAATACAAAATTTCCTCTTAATACGTTAACAGTGGTAACAGGAGTTAGCGGTTCTGGAAAATCCACATTAGTAAAAGGAATCCTATATCCCGCGCTTCAAAAACTGCTATCGGGCTCAGGTGACCGCGCAGGTCAATTCGATGAAATCAACGGGGATTACCGCCGAATAAAAGGTGTGGAAATGGTTGATCAGAATCCAATCGGAAAGTCATCGCGCAGCAACCCTGTAACATACATAAAAGCATGGGACGAGGTTCGCAAATTACTTTCTGAGCAGCAATACGCTATAAAGAGCGGTTTTAAACCTGCGCATTTCTCATTCAATGTTGAAGGAGGCCGATGCGAGGAATGCCAAGGCGAAGGTGTTATTCATGTTGAGATGCAGTTTATGGCTGATATTACTTTGGTTTGCGAAAATTGCAAAGGAAAACGTTTTAAGGACGAGGTGCTTGAAGTGAAATATAAGGATGCCAATGTTTACGATATCCTTGAAATGACAGTTAACCAAGCCATAGAATTTTTCGACAATGGAAAAACATCCACTGAAAGAAAAATCGTGGAAAAACTAAAGCCATTGCAGGATGTTGGTTTAGGATATGTAAAACTAGGACAGGCCTCTAGTACCCTCAGCGGTGGCGAAAGCCAACGGGTTAAGTTAGCATCTTTCCTACAAAAGGATGAAAACAATCAACCGTTGCTGTTCATTTTCGATGAACCCACAACTGGCCTACATTTCAACGATATTAAGAAGTTACTTTCAGCATTCGATGCCCTTATAGAAAAAGGGCATAGCATAATTCTGATTGAGCACAACCTAGATGTGATTAAATGTGCCGATTGGGTAATTGATTTAGGACCAGAGGGTGGAGATGGCGGCGGATATCTGGTGTTTGAAGGAACACCCGAGCAACTCGCAAAGCATGAGAACTCCTATACAGGCAAATTCCTAGCCGAAAAACTCTAA
- a CDS encoding D-3-phosphoglycerate dehydrogenase, with protein sequence MTKVLVATEKPFAKAAVDGIRKIVEDAGFELALLEKYTDPNDLVKAVADADALIVRSDKVTKEVVEAGKNLKIVVRAGAGYDNLDLAACTAKGVVAMNTPGQNSNAVAELAIGMMIFMARGLFQPGTGTEIHGKKLGIHAYGNVGKLVAKYGKGFGMEVYAFDPFVAKEAMEKDGVKVVGSIEELYSTCHYVSLHIPANDKTKKSIGYELLSKMPKGAALINTARKEVIDEAGLVKTFTERADLKYATDIMADNHAELVEKFPGRVFSTPKKMGAETAEANINAGLASARQIVGFIKNGDKTFQVNK encoded by the coding sequence ATGACCAAAGTATTAGTAGCAACCGAAAAACCTTTTGCAAAGGCTGCGGTTGACGGAATTAGAAAGATTGTTGAGGACGCTGGTTTCGAATTGGCTCTTCTTGAGAAATATACCGATCCTAATGACTTGGTAAAGGCTGTGGCCGATGCCGATGCGCTTATCGTGCGTAGCGATAAGGTTACCAAGGAAGTTGTTGAGGCTGGCAAAAATCTAAAGATTGTTGTTCGTGCTGGAGCTGGGTACGATAACCTTGACCTTGCTGCTTGTACAGCAAAAGGAGTTGTTGCAATGAACACTCCTGGCCAAAACTCAAATGCTGTGGCTGAACTGGCAATCGGTATGATGATTTTTATGGCCCGTGGTCTTTTCCAACCCGGTACCGGTACCGAGATTCACGGTAAAAAACTTGGTATTCACGCTTACGGAAACGTAGGTAAGTTGGTGGCTAAGTACGGTAAAGGTTTTGGAATGGAAGTTTACGCTTTCGATCCATTCGTGGCTAAAGAGGCCATGGAGAAGGATGGCGTAAAGGTTGTTGGTTCAATTGAAGAGCTTTACAGCACTTGCCATTACGTTTCATTACATATTCCTGCTAACGACAAAACCAAAAAATCTATTGGTTACGAGCTGCTATCGAAAATGCCTAAGGGTGCTGCATTAATCAACACTGCCCGTAAAGAGGTTATTGACGAGGCTGGCTTGGTTAAAACTTTCACCGAGAGAGCAGACCTTAAGTACGCAACCGATATTATGGCCGATAATCACGCTGAGTTGGTTGAGAAATTCCCTGGCCGTGTATTCTCTACCCCTAAGAAAATGGGTGCCGAAACTGCCGAGGCAAACATCAACGCTGGACTAGCTTCTGCTCGTCAGATTGTTGGTTTTATTAAGAATGGTGATAAAACATTTCAGGTAAATAAGTAA
- the comB gene encoding putative 2-phosphosulfolactate phosphatase: MNRIEVCFSPSVFDHFDSTDKIVVVVDILRATSVICTMFKNGVKEIIPVRDIEEAKAYKAKGYLVVAERSGEKLDFADFGNSPFYFTPETVGGKTVVYSTTNGTNAITVGKDASMVAIGSFLNFNAVLKFLLSAQRDILILCAGWKGKFCLEDTLFAGALASELLKSGSYSTVCDSVYAAMDLWGVAKKDVPGYLEKVAQRHRLKKLGLDNVIGYCFSFDQTEKVPVLEGNRLVSR; this comes from the coding sequence ATGAATAGGATTGAGGTTTGCTTTTCGCCATCGGTGTTTGACCATTTCGATTCAACCGATAAGATTGTGGTGGTGGTTGATATTCTTCGGGCTACTTCGGTGATATGCACAATGTTTAAGAATGGTGTTAAGGAGATTATTCCCGTGAGGGATATTGAGGAGGCTAAAGCGTACAAGGCCAAGGGCTATTTGGTGGTGGCCGAGCGTAGCGGCGAGAAGTTGGACTTTGCCGATTTTGGCAATTCGCCCTTCTACTTTACGCCCGAAACCGTAGGCGGAAAAACGGTGGTGTATAGCACTACCAACGGGACCAACGCCATAACCGTGGGCAAGGATGCCAGCATGGTGGCCATTGGTTCTTTCCTGAACTTTAATGCGGTGCTGAAGTTTTTACTGTCGGCACAGCGCGATATTCTTATACTTTGCGCTGGATGGAAGGGCAAGTTCTGCCTGGAGGATACTCTTTTTGCCGGGGCTTTGGCGTCGGAACTCCTAAAATCGGGATCGTATAGCACAGTCTGCGACTCGGTTTATGCGGCCATGGATCTTTGGGGGGTGGCCAAAAAGGATGTGCCGGGTTACCTCGAAAAGGTTGCCCAGAGGCATCGCCTCAAAAAGTTGGGACTCGACAATGTTATAGGTTACTGTTTTTCCTTCGATCAAACCGAAAAGGTTCCCGTTTTGGAAGGAAATCGGCTGGTAAGTCGTTAA